One genomic window of Arachis stenosperma cultivar V10309 chromosome 10, arast.V10309.gnm1.PFL2, whole genome shotgun sequence includes the following:
- the LOC130955748 gene encoding uncharacterized protein LOC130955748 isoform X1, producing MSFLSICLLICFCFQSVSSENVSGNDLQQASIPPRGWNSYDSFCWTVSEQEFLQNAEIVSQTLHDHGYEYAVVDYLWYRRKVKGAGHDSLGFDVIDEWGRVIPDPGRWPSSLGGKGFIEVANKVHSMGLKFGIHVMRGISTQAVNANTAILDTATGGAYQESGRVWGAKDIAIPARACAWMPNGFMSVNTSLGAGKAFLRSLYEQYASWGVDFVKHDCVFGDDLDLSEISYVSEVLRKLDHSIVYSLSPGTSVTPAMAKDVIGLVNMYRITGDDWDTWWDVKGHFNVTRDFATANLIGATGLNGKSWPDLDMLPFGWLTDPGVNEGPHRYCRLNLEEQKTQITLWAIAKSPLMYGGDLRKIDPTTYGLITNPTVLEINSFSSNNMEFPYITSLRSEGQDLGGQMRRYIKETKTLYTHSLGLTNCSDPKASAWTSETVDQDVERICWKGTFRNKPLAAFCVNKRKLHFKFIEESLSQLNLGRKYHLVAANRIKFCLDASPRRKLTSNEFVRHAFSPCEWDANQMWELNSNGTLENSYSGLCATMEPVKATINSDGLRSWIATGRNGEVYVAFFNLNEQKTVISAQISDIAKVLPGTDLSSCEGTELWSGSDVVISQGALSTAVEAHGSALFVLSCSPKNKIKMVVTADA from the exons TGTATCATCTGAAAATGTATCCGGAAATGACCTACAGCAAGCTAGCATCCCACCAAGAGGTTGGAATTCCTATGATTCTTTTTGTTGGACAGTTTCTGAACAGGAATTCTTACAAAATGCTGAAATAGTGTCTCAAACACTACATGATCATGGATATGAG TATGCTGTGGTGGATTACCTTTGGTAtagaaggaaagtcaagggggCTGGACATGATTCTCTCGGGTTTGATGTGATTGATGAATGGGGAAGAGTGATTCCTGACCCTGGAAGGTGGCCTTCTTCCCTAGGTGGAAAAGGGTTCATTGAAGTTGCTAATAAGGTACATAGCATGGGTTTGAAATTTGGGATTCATGTTATGAGAGGGATAAGCACACAAGCTGTCAATGCAAACACTGCTATCCTAGATACAGCAACg GGAGGTGCTTATCAAGAATCTGGTCGAGTTTGGGGTGCTAAAGACATAGCAATCCCAGCAAGGGCTTGTGCATGGATGCCGAATGGTTTCATGAGTGTAAATACATCATTGGGAGCTGGGAAAGCTTTTTTGAGATCCCTTTATGAGCAGTATGCTTCATGGGGTGTTGATTTTG TGAAACATGACTGTGTATTTGGTGATGACTTGGATTTAAGTGAAATAAGCTATGTATCAGAG GTTCTAAGGAAGCTTGATCACTCCATTGTATATTCCTTGTCTCCTGGAACTAGTGTGACCCCAGCCATGGCCAAGGATGTCATTGGACTGGTCAACATGTATCGTATTACAGGAGATGACTGGGATACATGGTGGGATGTAAAAGGTCACTTCAACGTAACGAG GGATTTTGCAACTGCTAATCTGATAGGAGCAACAGGCTTAAATGGGAAATCCTGGCCTGATTTGGACATGCTTCCATTTGGATGGCTAACAGATCCTG GTGTAAATGAAGGTCCACACAGGTATTGTAGACTCAATCTAGAAGAGCAAAAGACACAG ATAACACTTTGGGCGATAGCAAAGTCTCCCCTAATGTATGGAGGGGATCTGCGAAAAATTGATCCGACAACATATGGCCTTATCACAAACCCTACCGTTCTGGAGATCAACTCTTTTAGCTCAAACAATATGGAG TTTCCTTATATCACAAGCTTGAGGAGTGAAGGTCAAGATCTTGGAGGGCAAATGAGAAGATATATCAAAGAAACAAAGACTTTATATACACATTCATTAGGTCTCACTAACTGCTCTGATCCGAAGGCAAGTGCTTGGACTAGTGAAACTGTTGACCAAGATGTTGAAAGGATCTGTTGGAAAGGGACTTTCAGAAACAAACCTTTGGCAGCTTTCTGTGTAAACAAGAGAAAACTTCACTTCAAATT TATTGAAGAGAGTTTGTCCCAACTGAACCTTGGAAGGAAATATCATTTAGTTGCAGCcaatagaataaaattttgCTTGGATGCTTCTCCTAGAAGAAAGCTTACTTCTAACGAGTTCGTTAGACACGCATTTTCTCCGTGCGAATGGGATGCAAATCAG ATGTGGGAACTGAACTCTAATGGGACGCTGGAAAATAGTTATTCTGGCCTATGTGCAACAATGGAGCCTGTCAAAG CTACTATTAACTCCGATGGGCTTCGCTCTTGGATTGCAACCGGAAGAAATG GAGAAGTCTATGTTGCTTTCTTCAATCTAAATGAGCAGAAGACTGTGATATCTGCCCAGATATCAGACATTGCTAAAGTTCTTCCAGGCACAGACTTAAGTTCTTGTGAGGGCACTGAATTGTGGAGTGGAAGTGACGTGGTAATATCACAGGGTGCGTTATCAACGGCGGTTGAAGCGCATGGAAGTGCGCTATTTGTACTAAGCTGCAGTCccaagaacaaaataaaaatggttGTCACTGCTGATGCCTAA
- the LOC130955748 gene encoding uncharacterized protein LOC130955748 isoform X2 has protein sequence MGLKFGIHVMRGISTQAVNANTAILDTATGGAYQESGRVWGAKDIAIPARACAWMPNGFMSVNTSLGAGKAFLRSLYEQYASWGVDFVKHDCVFGDDLDLSEISYVSEVLRKLDHSIVYSLSPGTSVTPAMAKDVIGLVNMYRITGDDWDTWWDVKGHFNVTRDFATANLIGATGLNGKSWPDLDMLPFGWLTDPGVNEGPHRYCRLNLEEQKTQITLWAIAKSPLMYGGDLRKIDPTTYGLITNPTVLEINSFSSNNMEFPYITSLRSEGQDLGGQMRRYIKETKTLYTHSLGLTNCSDPKASAWTSETVDQDVERICWKGTFRNKPLAAFCVNKRKLHFKFIEESLSQLNLGRKYHLVAANRIKFCLDASPRRKLTSNEFVRHAFSPCEWDANQMWELNSNGTLENSYSGLCATMEPVKATINSDGLRSWIATGRNGEVYVAFFNLNEQKTVISAQISDIAKVLPGTDLSSCEGTELWSGSDVVISQGALSTAVEAHGSALFVLSCSPKNKIKMVVTADA, from the exons ATGGGTTTGAAATTTGGGATTCATGTTATGAGAGGGATAAGCACACAAGCTGTCAATGCAAACACTGCTATCCTAGATACAGCAACg GGAGGTGCTTATCAAGAATCTGGTCGAGTTTGGGGTGCTAAAGACATAGCAATCCCAGCAAGGGCTTGTGCATGGATGCCGAATGGTTTCATGAGTGTAAATACATCATTGGGAGCTGGGAAAGCTTTTTTGAGATCCCTTTATGAGCAGTATGCTTCATGGGGTGTTGATTTTG TGAAACATGACTGTGTATTTGGTGATGACTTGGATTTAAGTGAAATAAGCTATGTATCAGAG GTTCTAAGGAAGCTTGATCACTCCATTGTATATTCCTTGTCTCCTGGAACTAGTGTGACCCCAGCCATGGCCAAGGATGTCATTGGACTGGTCAACATGTATCGTATTACAGGAGATGACTGGGATACATGGTGGGATGTAAAAGGTCACTTCAACGTAACGAG GGATTTTGCAACTGCTAATCTGATAGGAGCAACAGGCTTAAATGGGAAATCCTGGCCTGATTTGGACATGCTTCCATTTGGATGGCTAACAGATCCTG GTGTAAATGAAGGTCCACACAGGTATTGTAGACTCAATCTAGAAGAGCAAAAGACACAG ATAACACTTTGGGCGATAGCAAAGTCTCCCCTAATGTATGGAGGGGATCTGCGAAAAATTGATCCGACAACATATGGCCTTATCACAAACCCTACCGTTCTGGAGATCAACTCTTTTAGCTCAAACAATATGGAG TTTCCTTATATCACAAGCTTGAGGAGTGAAGGTCAAGATCTTGGAGGGCAAATGAGAAGATATATCAAAGAAACAAAGACTTTATATACACATTCATTAGGTCTCACTAACTGCTCTGATCCGAAGGCAAGTGCTTGGACTAGTGAAACTGTTGACCAAGATGTTGAAAGGATCTGTTGGAAAGGGACTTTCAGAAACAAACCTTTGGCAGCTTTCTGTGTAAACAAGAGAAAACTTCACTTCAAATT TATTGAAGAGAGTTTGTCCCAACTGAACCTTGGAAGGAAATATCATTTAGTTGCAGCcaatagaataaaattttgCTTGGATGCTTCTCCTAGAAGAAAGCTTACTTCTAACGAGTTCGTTAGACACGCATTTTCTCCGTGCGAATGGGATGCAAATCAG ATGTGGGAACTGAACTCTAATGGGACGCTGGAAAATAGTTATTCTGGCCTATGTGCAACAATGGAGCCTGTCAAAG CTACTATTAACTCCGATGGGCTTCGCTCTTGGATTGCAACCGGAAGAAATG GAGAAGTCTATGTTGCTTTCTTCAATCTAAATGAGCAGAAGACTGTGATATCTGCCCAGATATCAGACATTGCTAAAGTTCTTCCAGGCACAGACTTAAGTTCTTGTGAGGGCACTGAATTGTGGAGTGGAAGTGACGTGGTAATATCACAGGGTGCGTTATCAACGGCGGTTGAAGCGCATGGAAGTGCGCTATTTGTACTAAGCTGCAGTCccaagaacaaaataaaaatggttGTCACTGCTGATGCCTAA
- the LOC130954378 gene encoding 60S acidic ribosomal protein P3-like, with protein sequence MGVFTFVLRKSGGEWTAKQHNGDIEESSSDTFEIQRKLVKAVCAVDSSGAVQSSFSIVTPSSAVFQVVVGGAVFVGGGAVAAAAPAGGAAPAAEAAPAAAKKEEKVEEEDDEDFGMSLFD encoded by the exons ATGGGAGTTTTCACTTTCGTGCTTCGCAAATCCGGCGGAGAATGGACGGCGAAGCAGCATAACGGCGACATCGAGGAGTCGTCTTCCGACACCTTCGAAATCCAACGGAAGCTCGTTAAGGCCGTCTGCGCAGTCGATTCATCTGGCGCCGTTCAATCCTCTTTCTCCATAGTTACCCCTTCCTCCGCCGTTTTCCAG GTGGTTGTGGGTGGTGCGGTGTTTGTTGGAGGTGGTGCAGTGGCTGCAGCTGCTCCCGCAGGAGGAGCTGCCCCAGCTGCTGAGGCCGCCCCGGCTGCAgcgaagaaggaagaaaaggttGAGGAAGAAGACGATGAAGATTTTGGAATGTCACTTTTTGATTAG